Proteins encoded in a region of the Prochlorococcus marinus str. GP2 genome:
- a CDS encoding GTP-binding protein: SHDHSSHSHDHSSHSHDHSSHSHDHSSHSHDHSSHSHDHSSHSHDHSSHSHDLINSIEGFTSVSYETFEPFSLRKFQYFLDNQISKNIFRAKGILWFMESERKHIFHLSGKRFSLDDEEWTKEKSNKIVLIGKNLDHQTIKNQLSSCRFSSD; encoded by the coding sequence ATTCACACGATCACTCCTCTCATTCACACGATCACTCCTCTCATTCACACGATCACTCCTCTCATTCACACGATCACTCCTCTCATTCACACGATCACTCCTCTCATTCACACGATCACTCCTCTCATTCACACGATCACTCCTCTCATTCACACGATTTGATCAATAGCATAGAAGGGTTTACATCAGTTTCTTATGAGACATTTGAACCATTTTCCTTAAGGAAGTTTCAATATTTCTTAGATAATCAAATCTCAAAAAATATATTTAGGGCGAAAGGAATATTATGGTTTATGGAAAGTGAAAGAAAGCACATTTTTCACCTATCCGGAAAACGATTTTCTCTAGATGATGAAGAGTGGACAAAAGAAAAATCCAACAAGATAGTATTGATAGGGAAAAACTTAGATCATCAAACTATTAAGAATCAACTTTCATCATGTAGATTTAGTTCAGATTAG
- a CDS encoding ABC transporter permease produces MKILIKGLKKTITELKFFYFISVIVALLVIIPISNFLLEGVQYFVDGNFSLGVAGGEEVLETLKVLVLVSFFGGGLGTLNGWLLSNCEFKFRKVLRICQLIPLAAPAYLITAILQDLGSIFGYQVTGLWWGVLILSISTYPYVFILANESFNKFGVNQINASRGLGVGPWRSFFKIAFPMAFPALITGISLMCMEVMNELGTFALLNIPSISTGIAENWIIEGNPKSAIGLSLVALSIIFTLIIFEKFSRRKSKRWSENPASKDSQGWELKKTRALLAITISLFPPIFTFGIPCFWVLLNIDQIQKGLSIELLNLSFRTISLGFFTAFITMLFSLIISLARRPNKSLLLGLITNLAGIGYAIPGTVLALSLISISSSKFNFIAICLLVWGYLVRFITISKGSIDSSLERISPSLDEAALGLGENWLGIIKRLHLPLLQGPILVGSLLVFVDTIKELPITFILRPFDFDTLSVRIYQYAGDERIVEAILPAILIMILGLIASITLIPSLEKKS; encoded by the coding sequence TTGAAAATACTTATTAAAGGATTAAAAAAAACAATAACCGAATTAAAATTTTTTTATTTTATTTCTGTTATCGTTGCACTCTTAGTAATCATTCCAATTTCCAATTTCCTTCTTGAAGGAGTTCAATATTTTGTAGATGGGAATTTTTCATTAGGTGTTGCTGGAGGAGAAGAGGTATTAGAAACTTTAAAAGTTTTAGTACTAGTAAGTTTTTTTGGAGGAGGATTAGGCACCCTGAACGGCTGGTTACTTTCAAATTGTGAATTTAAGTTCAGAAAAGTTCTCCGTATTTGTCAGCTAATTCCACTAGCCGCCCCAGCATACTTAATAACAGCCATTTTGCAGGATTTAGGAAGTATTTTTGGGTATCAAGTAACTGGTTTATGGTGGGGGGTATTAATACTTTCAATTTCTACTTATCCATATGTATTCATTCTTGCTAACGAAAGTTTTAATAAATTCGGAGTAAATCAAATAAATGCTAGTAGAGGCTTAGGAGTTGGGCCATGGAGGAGCTTCTTTAAAATCGCTTTTCCAATGGCGTTTCCAGCACTAATAACAGGAATAAGTTTAATGTGTATGGAAGTAATGAATGAGTTAGGGACATTTGCATTATTAAATATTCCAAGTATTTCAACAGGTATAGCCGAAAATTGGATAATTGAGGGTAATCCCAAAAGTGCTATTGGACTATCTTTGGTAGCCTTATCAATAATTTTCACTTTAATTATTTTTGAAAAATTCTCAAGAAGAAAATCAAAGAGGTGGAGTGAAAATCCTGCATCAAAAGATTCTCAAGGGTGGGAATTAAAAAAAACCAGAGCTCTTTTAGCAATAACGATATCTTTATTTCCTCCAATTTTCACTTTTGGAATTCCATGTTTTTGGGTTCTGCTCAATATCGATCAAATTCAAAAAGGTTTATCTATAGAATTACTTAACCTATCATTCAGAACCATAAGTCTAGGATTTTTTACTGCATTCATAACGATGTTATTCTCCTTAATAATTTCCTTAGCCAGGCGTCCAAATAAAAGCTTATTACTAGGACTAATAACAAACCTTGCGGGAATAGGTTACGCAATTCCAGGGACTGTATTAGCTTTATCTTTAATAAGCATTTCTTCTTCAAAATTTAATTTCATTGCTATTTGCTTATTAGTTTGGGGTTATCTCGTCAGATTTATAACTATTTCTAAGGGTTCTATTGATTCAAGTCTTGAGAGAATCTCTCCTAGTCTTGATGAAGCAGCACTTGGACTAGGAGAGAATTGGCTGGGAATCATTAAAAGACTACATCTACCTCTTCTCCAGGGCCCAATATTGGTAGGCTCACTTTTAGTTTTTGTAGACACTATTAAAGAATTGCCTATAACCTTTATCTTGAGACCATTCGATTTTGATACATTATCTGTGAGAATATATCAATATGCTGGAGATGAAAGAATAGTAGAGGCAATTTTACCTGCAATATTAATAATGATTTTAGGACTTATCGCATCAATTACATTGATACCTAGTTTAGAAAAAAAAAGCTAA